From a single Anomaloglossus baeobatrachus isolate aAnoBae1 chromosome 8, aAnoBae1.hap1, whole genome shotgun sequence genomic region:
- the CBX6 gene encoding chromobox protein homolog 6 — protein MELSAVGERVFAAESIIKRRIRKGRIEYLVKWKGWAIKYSTWEPEENILDSRLIVAFEQKEREQEIYGPKKRGPKPKNFLLKARAQAEALRINDVHFSVKPGSSVSPKLHSSAAVHRLKKDIRRCHSMSRRPLPRPDPSVPSGTTSGLRAPVSPFSETVRIINRKAKPREPKRSRIILNLKVIDKGAKAPLGRPKIPSRNRVIGKSKKYSESMLRNQIRHLKYGTFSLYNKPTIQGPEEQKAEDESANQGLGDESSSTSGCPSPAPSDDRPPKLLPETLSPAVPDWRESEALDLSIPPESSASKRGQGEPDESDPEEAGDWRPDMSPCSNVVVTDVTSNLLTVTIKEFCNAQDFEKVAAAGK, from the exons ATGGAGCTgtctgcagtcggggagcgggtttttGCTGCCGAATCAATTATTAAACGGCGCATAAGGAAG GGTCGTATTGAATATCTTGTGAAGTGGAAAGGATGGGCTATCAA GTACAGCACATGGGAACCAGAGGAGAACATATTGGATTCCAGACTTATTGTTGCTTTTGAGCAAAA AGAGCGAGAGCAGGAAATATATGGACCCAAGAAGAGGGGCCCGAAGCCCAAAAATTTTCTCTTAAAG GCCAGAGCCCAGGCTGAAGCTCTACGTATAAATGATGTCCACTTTAGTGTTAAACCAGGCTCAAGTGTTTCGCCTAAATTGCACTCCAGTGCTGCTGTACATCGTTTGAAGAAGGACATACGACGCTGCCATAGTATGTCTCGTCGGCCTCTTCCCCGTCCAGATCCCTCAGTGCCCTCTGGAACAACGTCTGGTCTCCGTGCCCCTGTTTCTCCTTTTTCAGAGACTGTGCGTATCATCAACCGTAAGGCCAAGCCTCGAGAGCCAAAGCGTAGCAGAATCATTCTTAATTTGAAGGTAATTGACAAAGGAGCAAAAGCACCTTTAGGACGTCCTAAAATTCCATCACGAAATAGAGTAATTGGGAAAAGCAAGAAGTACAGTGAGAGCATGCTTCGCAATCAGATCCGCCATTTGAAGTATGGGACCTTCTCCCTGTATAACAAGCCAACTATTCAAGGTCCAGAAGAGCAAAAGGCAGAGGATGAAAGCGCAAACCAAGGTCTTGGTGACGAGAGCTCTAGTACATCTGGGTGTCCATCTCCAGCTCCATCGGATGATAGGCCTCCTAAATTACTGCCTGAAACCCTTAGCCCAGCTGTCCCTGACTGGCGGGAATCTGAAGCATTGGATCTCTCCATTCCACCCGAATCTTCTGCAAGCAAGCGTGGGCAAGGTGAGCCTGATGAATCTGACCCGGAAGAGGCTGGAGATTGGCGCCCAGACATGTCGCCATGCTCCAATGTGGTAGTGACGGATGTTACAAGCAACCTTTTGACAGTCACCATAAAAGAGTTCTGCAATGCACAAGACTTCGAAAAAGTGGCAGCTGCTGGCAAATAA